A stretch of the Phycodurus eques isolate BA_2022a chromosome 15, UOR_Pequ_1.1, whole genome shotgun sequence genome encodes the following:
- the mlana gene encoding melanoma antigen recognized by T-cells 1 — MRCNKTDEMPRGDFNIYFASSRRGFVRAEEAVGVVLLVIILAALVLLGCWYFKRRGGYKKIRNTRSGSPTYTAGQYSERPSAENKMALTDFSSLRSVMPNAPPAYEKLSSGPLPPPYSP, encoded by the exons ATGCGTTGCAACAAAACAGACGAGATGCCTCGAGGAGACTTCAACATCTACTTTGCCAGCAGTCGACGTGGATTTGTCAGAGCTGAGGA GGCAGTGGGTGTTGTGCTGCTGGTAATCATCCTTGCCGCGCTTGTTCTGCTGGGCTGCTGGTACTTTAAGAGGAGGGGCGGCTACAAAAAAATCAGG AACACCAGGTCTGGGTCACCGACTTACACGGCAGGCCAGTACTCTGAGAGACCTTCTGCAGAGAACAAGATGGCGCTCACCGACTTTAGCAGCCTGCGATCTGTG ATGCCAAATGCCCCTCCAGCCTATGAAAAGCTCTCCTCAGGTCCATTGCCTCCTCCCTACTCACCTTAA